From Streptomyces sp. NBC_00690, a single genomic window includes:
- a CDS encoding ArsA family ATPase, whose product MTLDASATPLEVDPLIDDPATRIIVCCGSGGVGKTTTAAALGVRAAERGRRVVVLTIDPARRLAQSLGIDSLDNTPRRVKGIEGNVDGSSGELHAMMLDMKRTFDEFVEAHADAERAQAILNNPFYQSLSAGFAGTQEYMAMEKLGQLRARDEWDLIIVDTPPSRSALDFLDAPKRLGSFLDGTFIKLLVTPAKMGGRAGMKFLNVGMTMMTGTLGKLLGGQLLRDVQTFVSAMDTMFGGFRTRADATYRLLQAPGTAFLVVAAPERDALREAAYFVERLAEEEMPLAGLVLNRVHGSRAAQFSAERALAAAEILASGITSENIDGEGIVDQGGGKTGVREASGASPEPPPESHTPAHNPEQDNTPEHTAHTAQPMDDAHVPQKVVSTTADPTAEQLTAGLLRLHAERMQVLAREQRTRDRFTALHPEVAVAEVSALPGDVHDLAGLRAIGDQLAAAGDSIAGQ is encoded by the coding sequence ATGACCTTGGACGCGTCGGCAACGCCTCTCGAAGTCGACCCGCTCATCGATGACCCCGCCACCCGCATCATCGTCTGCTGTGGCTCCGGAGGCGTCGGCAAGACGACCACCGCAGCGGCGCTCGGGGTACGGGCAGCTGAGCGCGGCCGTCGTGTCGTAGTGCTGACCATCGACCCGGCTCGACGACTGGCCCAGTCCCTGGGCATCGATTCCCTCGACAACACTCCGCGCCGGGTGAAGGGCATAGAGGGCAACGTCGATGGCTCGTCCGGTGAGCTCCACGCCATGATGCTCGACATGAAGCGGACCTTCGACGAGTTCGTCGAGGCGCACGCGGATGCCGAGCGAGCCCAGGCCATCTTGAACAACCCCTTCTACCAGTCACTCTCGGCCGGCTTCGCCGGTACGCAGGAGTACATGGCGATGGAGAAGCTGGGGCAGTTGCGCGCTCGGGACGAGTGGGACCTGATCATCGTCGACACGCCTCCGTCACGCAGTGCCCTGGACTTCCTCGACGCTCCCAAGCGACTGGGATCATTCCTCGACGGCACCTTCATCAAGCTGCTGGTGACCCCGGCGAAGATGGGTGGCCGGGCGGGGATGAAGTTCCTCAACGTCGGCATGACGATGATGACGGGCACCCTGGGAAAACTGCTGGGCGGTCAGCTGCTGCGGGACGTCCAGACGTTCGTATCGGCGATGGACACCATGTTCGGGGGCTTCCGCACCCGCGCCGATGCCACCTACCGCCTGCTTCAGGCCCCTGGTACGGCGTTCCTGGTCGTGGCCGCTCCGGAGCGGGACGCCCTGCGGGAGGCCGCGTACTTCGTGGAGCGCTTGGCGGAGGAGGAGATGCCGCTGGCCGGGCTGGTGCTGAACCGCGTACACGGAAGCCGAGCCGCCCAGTTCTCCGCCGAACGGGCCCTCGCAGCAGCGGAGATCCTCGCCTCGGGAATTACGTCAGAAAATATTGATGGTGAGGGCATTGTGGATCAGGGGGGCGGGAAGACTGGTGTTCGTGAGGCTTCGGGCGCCTCTCCCGAACCCCCGCCCGAAAGCCACACACCGGCGCACAACCCCGAGCAGGACAACACTCCCGAGCACACCGCGCATACCGCGCAGCCCATGGATGATGCCCACGTGCCCCAGAAGGTCGTATCCACCACAGCGGACCCCACTGCCGAGCAACTGACGGCCGGTCTGCTGCGTCTTCATGCGGAAAGGATGCAGGTACTCGCGCGTGAGCAGCGAACGCGCGACCGTTTCACCGCGCTGCACCCGGAAGTGGCAGTAGCCGAGGTCTCAGCTCTCCCTGGCGATGTCCACGACCTCGCGGGCCTGAGGGCCATCGGTGACCAACTGGCCGCCGCAGGAGACTCGATCGCCGGACAGTGA
- a CDS encoding transglycosylase domain-containing protein, translating into MPKKRSGGGLTGTQQAAKFLGVSVLSGAVLAGIALPAFGVLGLAAKGTVKGFDEIPANLKTPPLSQRTTILDSKGGLIATVYSRDRTVVPLKDISPHMQKAIVAIEDSRFYEHGAIDLKGVLRALNKNATSGEVAQGASTLTQQYVKNVFVEEAGDDAEKFAEATQQTLGRKIQELKYAIQLEEELGKKTILKNYLNITYFGQKSYGVEAASQRFFSKKAKDLNLEQAALLAGLVQSPSRYDPVNDAEEATKRRNIVLQRMLEVGDISPEEAARAKATPIKLNVSEPKNGCITAVNGAGFFCDYVRKSFLSDQAFGKTRDDRRKVWDRGGLTIKTTLDPQAQKSTQKSIKRHVYKSDKVATAVTIVQPGTGKVLAMGQSRPYGYGKNETEINYSVDKKAGGSNYGFPVGSTFKPFVAAAALEQGRPPTQVYPAPYQMPYPDSIPMCDGGTWHNSAKEVLENENEKEVGPYALKKAMEMSVNTYFVQMIEDIGLCPVVEMTDKLRVTQGDGTKLPVAPSPLTLGSTAISPLTMASAYATFASRGTYCSPTAIESIRTADGRSLKVPQSTCEKVLNEQTADTINTLLGGVVDSGTGQQAGLSSRDNAGKTGTTDERRNAWFVGYTPNLSGAVWVGSPTQQVKMMNITIGDVYHSKVFGGQVPGPIWRDAMNGALEGWDAPTFNKVSIPDGPDPSKKPDEDGEDNGGGDGNEGRPDDGKPGDGRPGDNGGSGGDGQQPWPGISLPSDQTGGGDNRGGDNGGGDGAGD; encoded by the coding sequence ATGCCAAAAAAGCGCTCGGGCGGTGGTCTGACCGGGACCCAGCAAGCCGCCAAGTTCCTCGGTGTCAGCGTGCTCTCCGGAGCCGTGCTGGCAGGCATCGCCCTGCCGGCCTTCGGGGTACTGGGGCTCGCGGCCAAGGGAACGGTGAAGGGATTCGACGAGATCCCTGCCAACCTCAAGACCCCCCCGCTGAGTCAGCGCACCACCATCCTGGACTCCAAAGGCGGCCTGATCGCCACGGTGTACTCACGCGACCGCACGGTGGTGCCGCTCAAGGACATCTCGCCCCACATGCAGAAGGCGATCGTCGCGATCGAGGACTCGCGCTTCTACGAGCACGGGGCGATCGACCTCAAGGGCGTGCTGCGGGCGCTCAACAAGAACGCAACGAGCGGCGAGGTCGCTCAGGGCGCGTCGACCTTGACGCAGCAGTACGTGAAGAACGTCTTCGTCGAGGAAGCGGGGGACGACGCCGAGAAGTTCGCCGAGGCCACCCAACAGACCCTCGGCCGCAAGATCCAGGAGTTGAAGTACGCGATCCAGCTCGAGGAAGAGCTGGGTAAGAAGACGATCCTCAAGAACTACCTGAACATCACGTACTTCGGCCAGAAGTCCTACGGCGTCGAGGCAGCCTCCCAGCGCTTCTTCTCCAAGAAGGCGAAGGACCTGAATCTGGAACAGGCCGCGCTGCTCGCCGGTCTCGTCCAGTCGCCCAGCCGCTATGACCCGGTCAACGATGCGGAAGAGGCCACCAAGCGCCGCAACATCGTCCTCCAGCGGATGCTGGAGGTGGGTGACATCTCCCCCGAGGAAGCGGCACGGGCCAAGGCCACCCCGATCAAGCTCAACGTGAGCGAGCCGAAGAACGGCTGCATCACCGCGGTCAACGGAGCGGGCTTCTTCTGCGACTACGTGCGGAAGTCCTTCCTGTCCGACCAGGCTTTCGGCAAGACCCGTGACGACCGCCGGAAGGTCTGGGACCGCGGCGGGCTGACGATCAAGACCACTCTCGACCCGCAGGCGCAGAAGTCGACCCAGAAGTCGATCAAGAGGCACGTGTACAAGTCGGACAAGGTCGCCACCGCGGTGACGATCGTCCAGCCCGGTACCGGCAAGGTCCTCGCCATGGGTCAGTCCCGCCCGTACGGATACGGCAAGAACGAGACGGAGATCAACTACTCCGTCGACAAGAAGGCCGGCGGCTCGAACTACGGCTTCCCGGTCGGATCGACCTTCAAGCCGTTCGTGGCGGCGGCGGCCCTGGAGCAGGGCAGGCCCCCGACGCAGGTGTATCCGGCGCCGTACCAGATGCCGTACCCCGACTCGATCCCCATGTGCGACGGCGGGACCTGGCACAACTCGGCAAAGGAAGTCCTGGAGAACGAGAACGAGAAGGAGGTGGGGCCGTACGCGCTGAAGAAGGCGATGGAGATGTCGGTCAACACCTACTTCGTCCAGATGATCGAGGACATAGGGCTCTGCCCGGTCGTCGAGATGACCGACAAGCTGAGGGTGACCCAGGGCGACGGCACCAAACTGCCGGTCGCTCCCTCACCGCTGACGCTGGGCTCGACCGCGATCTCGCCGCTGACGATGGCCAGTGCCTACGCGACGTTCGCCAGTCGGGGGACGTACTGCAGCCCCACCGCCATCGAGTCGATCCGCACGGCGGACGGCCGAAGCCTCAAGGTGCCGCAGAGCACCTGCGAGAAGGTGCTGAACGAGCAGACCGCCGACACGATCAACACCCTGCTGGGCGGTGTGGTCGACTCCGGCACGGGCCAGCAGGCGGGTCTGTCGAGCCGCGACAACGCGGGCAAGACGGGTACGACGGACGAGCGCCGCAACGCGTGGTTCGTCGGCTACACGCCCAACCTGTCCGGGGCCGTCTGGGTGGGTAGCCCCACTCAGCAGGTGAAGATGATGAACATCACCATCGGCGACGTCTATCACTCCAAGGTCTTCGGCGGTCAGGTCCCGGGCCCCATCTGGCGGGACGCGATGAACGGCGCGCTGGAGGGCTGGGACGCACCCACCTTCAACAAGGTGTCGATCCCCGACGGTCCGGATCCGAGTAAGAAGCCGGACGAGGACGGCGAGGACAACGGCGGAGGCGACGGCAACGAAGGCCGGCCCGACGACGGCAAGCCGGGAGACGGCAGGCCGGGAGACAACGGCGGATCCGGCGGCGACGGTCAGCAGCCCTGGCCCGGTATCTCCCTTCCCTCGGACCAGACGGGGGGCGGCGACAACCGCGGCGGGGACAACGGCGGCGGCGACGGCGCAGGAGACTGA
- a CDS encoding GatB/YqeY domain-containing protein, with amino-acid sequence MTTLKSKLHDDLIAAIRARDELRTSTLRLTLSAITTEEVSGKSARELSDDEVQKVIAREAKKRREAAEAFANGGRAEQAERERAEGELLGEYLPQQLTDDELQQIVARAVDEAKADGAEGPRAMGAVMKKVNPQVAGRAEGGRVAATVKRLLAG; translated from the coding sequence ATGACCACGCTCAAGTCCAAGCTCCACGATGACCTGATCGCAGCGATCAGGGCCCGCGACGAACTGCGCACTTCCACCTTGAGGCTGACCCTCTCTGCCATCACCACCGAAGAGGTGTCGGGCAAGAGTGCCCGCGAGCTCTCCGACGACGAGGTGCAGAAGGTGATTGCCCGCGAGGCGAAGAAGCGCAGGGAGGCCGCGGAAGCCTTTGCCAACGGTGGACGGGCGGAGCAGGCCGAGCGCGAGCGGGCCGAGGGTGAGCTGTTGGGCGAGTACCTGCCGCAGCAGCTCACGGATGACGAGCTCCAGCAGATCGTGGCCCGGGCCGTGGACGAGGCCAAGGCGGACGGTGCCGAGGGGCCCAGGGCCATGGGTGCCGTGATGAAGAAGGTGAATCCGCAGGTCGCCGGGCGGGCCGAGGGCGGTCGGGTGGCCGCCACCGTCAAGCGGCTCCTCGCGGGCTGA
- a CDS encoding ArsA family ATPase: MSRFQVVSGKGGTGKTTVAAALALALATEGKRTLLVEVEGRQGIAQLFETEALPYEERKIAVASGGGEVFALAIDAERALLDYLQMFYKLGSAGRALKKLGAIDFATTIAPGVRDVLLTGKACEAVRRRTKQGAYAYDHVIMDAPPTGRITRFLNVNDEVAGLAKFGPIYNQAQAVMRVLKSPQTAVHLVTLLEEMPVQETADGVAELRAADLPVGSVIVNMVRPHLLDEQAVNSAAGDRRSEIARTLVAAGVSGADELVAPLLEQAADHAQRVGLERDQRMALSRLDLPTHELPLLSEGVDLAGLYQLSKELRKQGTGT; the protein is encoded by the coding sequence GTGAGCAGGTTCCAGGTGGTCAGTGGCAAGGGTGGCACCGGTAAGACCACGGTGGCCGCCGCCCTCGCGCTCGCCCTCGCAACCGAGGGAAAGCGAACTCTTCTCGTCGAGGTCGAGGGGAGGCAAGGCATCGCCCAACTGTTCGAGACGGAGGCGCTCCCCTATGAGGAGCGAAAGATCGCCGTCGCCTCCGGTGGCGGTGAGGTCTTCGCCCTGGCCATCGACGCGGAACGAGCGCTGCTCGACTACCTCCAGATGTTCTACAAGCTTGGCAGCGCAGGCCGGGCGCTCAAGAAGCTCGGCGCCATCGACTTCGCCACCACGATCGCGCCCGGAGTCCGAGACGTACTGCTCACCGGCAAGGCGTGCGAAGCCGTTCGCCGGCGGACCAAACAAGGCGCCTACGCCTACGACCACGTCATCATGGACGCGCCACCCACCGGCCGGATCACCCGGTTCCTCAATGTGAACGACGAGGTGGCGGGGCTGGCGAAATTCGGTCCCATATACAACCAGGCCCAGGCGGTGATGCGGGTCCTCAAGTCCCCCCAGACCGCGGTCCATCTGGTGACTCTCCTGGAGGAGATGCCGGTCCAGGAGACTGCGGACGGGGTGGCGGAGCTGCGCGCGGCCGATCTACCGGTCGGCAGTGTGATCGTGAACATGGTCCGTCCGCACCTCCTAGACGAGCAGGCGGTCAACAGTGCCGCGGGTGACCGCAGGTCCGAGATCGCCAGAACCCTCGTCGCGGCGGGCGTGAGCGGTGCCGACGAACTTGTCGCTCCGCTGTTGGAGCAGGCGGCCGATCACGCCCAGCGGGTCGGTCTGGAGCGGGACCAGCGTATGGCGCTGAGCCGGCTGGACCTGCCCACCCATGAACTCCCCCTGTTGAGCGAAGGCGTCGATCTCGCAGGGCTCTACCAACTGTCGAAGGAACTGCGGAAGCAAGGGACCGGCACATGA
- a CDS encoding WhiB family transcriptional regulator, protein MGWVTDWSAQAACRTTDPDELFVQGAAQNRAKAVCTGCPVRTECLADALDNRVEFGVWGGMTERERRALLRRRPTVTSWRRLLETARTEYERSAGILPVGLDDDETYETYAAVG, encoded by the coding sequence ATGGGCTGGGTAACCGACTGGAGTGCGCAGGCAGCCTGCCGCACTACCGATCCGGATGAACTGTTCGTTCAAGGAGCAGCGCAGAACAGGGCCAAGGCGGTGTGCACCGGATGTCCGGTGCGGACCGAATGCCTGGCCGACGCCCTCGACAACCGGGTGGAATTCGGTGTCTGGGGCGGAATGACCGAAAGGGAGCGGCGTGCACTTCTGCGCCGACGTCCCACGGTCACCTCGTGGCGCAGACTCTTGGAGACCGCGCGCACGGAGTACGAGCGCAGTGCGGGCATTCTGCCCGTTGGTCTCGATGACGATGAGACCTACGAGACGTACGCAGCTGTGGGGTAG